The Trichosurus vulpecula isolate mTriVul1 chromosome 4, mTriVul1.pri, whole genome shotgun sequence genome contains a region encoding:
- the LOC118847953 gene encoding 40S ribosomal protein S23-like, producing the protein MGKCRGLRTARKLRSHRRDQKWHDKQYKKAHLGTALKANPFGGASHAKGIVLEKVGVEAKQPNSAIRKCVRVQLIKNGKKITAFAPNDGCLNFIEENDEVLVAGFGRKGHAVGDIPGVRFKVVKVANVSLLALYKGKKERPRS; encoded by the coding sequence ATGGGTAAGTGCCGTGGTCTTCGTACTGCTCGAAAACTCCGAAGCCACAGGAGAGACCAAAAGTGGCATGACAAACAATACAAGAAAGCTCATTTGGGCACTGCCTTGAAGGCCAACCCGTTTGGAGGAGCATCTCATGCCAAAGGGATTGTCTTGGAAAAAGTTGGTGTGGAAGCCAAACAGCCCAACTCTGCCATCAGGAAGTGTGTGAGAGTCCAGCTGATTAAGAATGGCAAAAAAATCACTGCCTTTGCTCCCAATGATGGCTGCTTGAACTTtattgaggaaaatgatgaagttTTGGTTGCTGGATTTGGTCGAAAAGGTCATGCTGTTGGTGATATTCCTGGAGTCCGATTCAAGGTTGTGAAAGTTGCAAATGTTTCTCTTCTGGCCTTGtacaaaggcaagaaggaaagacCAAGATCATAA